GACCAGAAGGGTCATCGCAGGCGGCGTTCGTTAACCGGCCACGGGCGCCGCAGTTGAAACGGCAAGGTGAAGAGATATGCGCCCGTGACCGGCTGATCGGCACGAGGCCTCCTGGCAAACGGTGGGCCGTGGGCTAATGCTCTTATCTCGGATCCGGCAGCCGTCTGGGAACACGACCGGAGCCTCGCACCGATTAATTTCACAGTAATAATTGAGTGTTTATACTTTATGAACGATTCTTACATTCTGGCTCCCATTTTTTCCTACTCCCATGCTCCTTTTCGCCCATCCTCCCCGAACTGTCTGGGACGATAATGTCTGCATTGTCGAGGCCGATAGACGGACACCTTTGTTCCGGCACTCGCCCCATCCGTCCTGCATCCTCCATTCTCCGCGTTCCCTACCCTCTCACAGCTCTTACCAGACCAGGGAGGAAGCTCGAGACGGGAGATGGCGATTAAAGAATGTAGCCTCTGTCGGGATCGCTCTGTCGCCATTTTCGGGCATTGGGTCTGTATCACTATGCTGGCCGGCTCATCTATATATTGCAATCGGCATATTATGCCCTCGGAACGAATCCGCCGGAAAGACGGAAGTGGGACCATGTTCAGTATCGACGAGCTAGGTCTGATCGCCTATCTGAATGACAACGCCCTGACCGGGACCAACAGGATGATGACAGGGCTGCCTTCCGACATGGTCGGCATGGTACTCGATCGCTACCTTTCACGGGACGAGGGAACGGGATCGACCGAGGGGGACCTTCTCCTGGCGATATTGAATGACCGGAAGATCGGACGGGAGGCGCTGGCCCGGACCGCTGGAAGGGTCAAAGAATACCTTGAGAACGGGATCAAGGTCATCACCTACTGGGATAGCAGCTATCCGGGCAACCTCCGGCTGTCACCGGATCCTCCCCTGGTGCTCTACGTCACCGGCAACGTGTTCCCCGGCAGCGACCATGTGGCGATCCTCGGGACGAGTAATCCCTCGAAGGGAGGCCTGGACCTGGCATACGAGTTCGGGGCGAAGCTGGCTAAGAAGGGGCGGACCGTGGTGACCGGACTAAGCAGGGGCATCGACGCCCAGGCCCTTGAAGGCGCCATAGGCGCTGATGGGACGGCCGTCGCGGTTCTCGGAACGCCTTTGTCTGACATCTATCCAGATGAGATCAGACTCCTGGCTGCCGAGGTATCTGGTAAGGGGGCAGTGATCAGCGAGCTGACCGAGGAGGCCGACCTCCATCCCGGACGCTTCCTTCAGAGGAACAGGATGATCTGTGGCATGTCCGGGAGCGTAGTGGTCATCGAGTCCAGCGGTGTGGAAGCCATGCAGCGTCTGATCGAGCAAACAATACGCCAGGGCCGGCGGGCGTACATCGTCGACCAGGAGGGGTTCGAGGAACCCGAACATGGGTTGGGGCTGGGGAAGCTCTCGCGTTTAGGGGCGACCCCCATCACCAGTCCCAATGAGTTTCTGTCATCGGAGTCCAGACAGGACCGGCTATTCTGACCGCATGTATCCTGTAATGCGCGGTCAGCCCTCAAATCGGACGCTCGGCTCCCCTGCCTTTGTCCTTCTGGCACTGAGTATGGTCCTCCAGGCGGATGTTAGGGACCAGGTGGGGCACGGCAGATCTTAGGTCATTCTCCAGCTGGGTGATCAATTCCTGCCCCGCGGAGACGGTAGTGTTACCTTCCAGGCAGACATGGACGTCCAGGAAGATGTTGTTCCCCGACCTCCTGGTTTTAAGGTCGTGGTACTCCAGGAAGCCCTGGTTCCTCTCCAGGACCTCGATTATGGATCTCTCCTCCTCCTCGCACGCCGAGTCCATCAGGTCGTGGCAGGTGCTCCGTAGAACCTCGATCCCCATCTTCACCAGGAGGGCGGCCACGACGAGAGCTATGAGCGGGTCCAGCACATAGAGGCCAGTCACGCTGGCGATGAACAGCCCTAGGACGACCCCTCCCGAAGACATGACATCGGAGAACAGGTGCTTGGCATCACCCTCCAAGGCCATGGAGCGGCTGGCTCTAGCAACCCGCAGCATCATAAAGGCCAGCAGGCCGTTCAGGGAGGTCGCCGCCAGGGAGATCAACAGGCCCAGATCGACGTTCTCCAGAGCAACAGGGTCGAACAACCTGCCGATGGTCGCTTCGACGATGAGCACGGCCGCGATGATGATCAGGACGCCTTCGATGAGCGCCGATATGTTCTCGGCCTTCTGGTGCCCGTACCGGTGGTCAGCGTCCTCTGGTCTGGCAGATATCATGAGGGCGACGAACATCATGATCGACGCCACGATGTTGATGATCGACTCCATGGCGTCCGATAGCAGGGCAACGGAATCCGAGACCGCATAAGCTAGCAATTTCAATAAGAACACGACGATGCCGACCGCGATGGCCAGGACTGCTATCCTGCCCTTGTCCATGAGCATACAACGAGCCCAAGGATATACATTTTTGCGATTCTCTATCGGCTTGCTGGGAATACTGAATCAGAAGGTCATGACCGACGGAGTCGGCGCCATCTCCGTATCGCTCATCGACACCAAAGGTACCTGGCTCGCCGACATGAAGGTCCCAGACCCTTTTTCCTTTTCCGTAGCCATTCTTTAATGAGTTGGACCGCGTTCCCCGGTCGTGAACGAGCCATACAACTGGTTCAGAAAGTCGAGCACTCGGACGCCTACCGACCTCGAGGCCTTCAACACTGGGTTCCTGGATAAGGGAAAGGTGACCAATTACACCTGCATCTTGCTGGAAAGTGACTGCCGGTACGATCCCAAGACCGGGACGGGGGACTGCCGAGTCTGCAACTTCGCCTTCGCCCACATGATGGGCAGGTCCGGTTCCTGGAAAGACCGATCGGAAACGAAGTGAGGGACGAGGAGGTCCGGCAGTACCTTACATCATGCCAAGGAAATCATCAGGTGTTGCCGAGGGTTTTTTTATGTCGCATCCGGAGGTCCACGGGCAACAGATCGAAGAACGCCCCGAAGCGGTCGTAGGAGGCGAAGTTAGCGATGTCCGTCCCGCTGTCCACCTTAGACACCATCACTCGGTTGCTCAACCGTTTCCTGACCAGCCACGCTTGACCGCCTAGTATGAAGATATTATCGATGGGCAGGGCGATGTCACCGATGGGTAGGTCGGTCTCCATCTCCACCACCTCGATGCTTTCGGAACCAGGGATGTTGGAGTAAATCTTAGCGCCCATCTCCCTGGCCCGCTTGGCAATCGTCCATGTGCCGTTCTCGAGCTGCTCAATCCACCCTCCGTCACGGAGGTGGCTCCAGACATCGGCGACGTCCTCGGATGTCATTATGCCTCGGAACAGGCCCTGGACCTCGGCCGCGCTCCTCCCGGGCGGACCGGAAAGGGTCGAAAATATCTGTTGGACGACGACCGAGGGATCGAAGGAGTGCTCTTCGCAGGCATATTTGGAGCGGACGATGGCTTCGAAGACTTTGTCATAGTAGGCGGCCTCCCCGGCCGATCGGGCGACGGCTATGGCGCTGATCCGCTTCTCCCTGCGGTTCGCCCGGCCAATGCGCTGGGCGATGGAGGCGATGGAGCGGGGACGGTTGGCTAGGATCACCATATCGATGTCCCCGATATCCACCCCGACCTCCAGGGTAGAGGTGCACACGCACACCGTCCTTTCATCCGAGCGTAGCGCCCTCTCCGCCTCCACCCGCTTGGGCACCTGCAGCTTGCCGTGATGCACCTTGATCACGTGCGGTGGGAACCACCGGCGCATATCGCCATTGGCCAGGGTCTCCACCTCCTCTGGAGTGTTGCAGAAGATGAGACACTTCCTCAGGCCCCGCTCCCGGAACACCCGGGCGGCGTGCTCCAGAGAGGGAGCGATGCGGTAATCGATGCCCCGTCCGCCCGGCGAGGTGACGATCTTGGGAGAGGGCATGTAGCGGGACGCCAACCCATGAGGGTCACTGACCGTGGCCGATGCAGCGTAGACGGCGATAGGACTGGGAGCAATGGATGCAAGCCTGCGGAGAAGGATGCGCAGCTGATCGCCCCGGTAGGTCCCATCCACCATATGCAGCTCATCGAGCACCACTGCCCGGACGTCCTTCACCATCTCCGGCATGTGCGCGATCAGCGAATCAAGGCTCTCCGGCGTCGTGACCAGGACGTCCTGGGGGTTATTGCGGTCAAGCTCCTTGATGTCCCCGCTGCGCAGCGCCGCCCGGATGCCGAGCGGGTTCAGCATGCCCTCCATCCTTCCCCGGATGTCCGAGGCCAGGGCCTTGGTCGGGGAGATGTAGATGATGGAAGTACCGGTCCATCCCTCCTCGACCAGTCGCTCTACCAGGGGGGCGAACACTGCCTCGGTCTTCCCTCCCGCGGTGGAAGAGATTATTAGGGCATTGTCGCCGCCGAGGATCACCGGGACCGCCCGCCGCTGAATCTCCCTAAGATGGTCAAAGCGGCCGAAGAACGCGTCCCATACCAGGGGCAGCATCGCCTTCACTTGGGTATCGCCCTCCGGATCTATAATGTCCTCCTTCCCAGCCTCCACCGATCGCTTGACCTCCCTAACCGGAGCGCTCGGAGGTCGCTCATCCTCAGGAGGAGGCCTCTTAGTGTCCAGGGGGAGCTTCAGCTTGGAGCGATGGGCCATTTCCTCATGGAAGGCGGCCTTAGTCTCAACGCCTTTTCGCCTGAAGATGCGGCTGAGCTGAACGTGGGACTCGTAGTGTGCGGGGAATGCCTGCAGGGCGCTCTCATATTTCCGTACCGCCTCGTCGGTCCTACCGGTGACCTCGGAGTGAAACCCCATGCGGAAAAGGGCATCAGCCTTATTCTTCTGGTATGCATCCCTGTCGTATCCCATTGACGCCCTCACTACCCCCTCTGGATATTTAAAGGAAGGGGCGAGGTGTCCGAATACCTGGAAGTAGGATAATTTTGTATTAGAATCATGACTGGCCAAAGGAAAAGAAGAGGAGGAGGCGGCAAGCGAGGACTAGAGGAGGAATCTGGCCACATGACCGTCGCTAGACGGGTAAGCAGACATCTCACCTGCCGCTGTCTCATTGTCGGAGGGACCGGCCAACCTCTGGCCTTCAGTTGGATGATACCTCCAACTGATAATAGGCAGGACAGTATATAATCATTTCGAAGAATGGGGCGTTGTTGGGCCGAATTTTAAAAAACTAAAAGATACAACTCAGCCCAAAATGATTAAGAGCCTCCATGAGGTCGATGGACCGATATGGCCGGAACTCGGCAGTGCCCTGAATGCGATACCTCGGTCCGGATGAGTAAAAAGTATTGTCCGGAATGCCACACCACCGTCAACCCCAACGCCCCCGAGGACCCCATCGTCAAGGCCAAGGAGGATGCATCGTTCAAGTCCATCCTATTGATGGGACTGGCGGGCATGGCCATGTTCTTCAGCTTCGGGTTTTTCCTTCCGGCCGTAATGGCCGAGCCCGGCTTCATCTGGGTATCGGCGGCGCTCTTTACGGTCGGTGCTATCCTGTTCCTCGGCGCTTGGATCGTTCGAGCCAGGGCAAGGAAACAGATCGCGCTGTTGGAGGAGTCCCTGCACGTCAAGTGCGAGTATTGCGGAGGCATCAATGACAAGGACGAGCACCGCTGCACTTTCTGCGGGGCTCCCATTATGGAGCTGCCCAAGGTCACTTCGACATAGACTTAACAAATCCATGCCCGCGCGTAGATAGCAATATCATGTCCTATAATGGTCGGGGTGGCATGGGCATCCGGACCAACATCGCCTCGAAAATAATCAAAGGCATGTTCAAGCACAGGTTCCTGATGGCCCACACGACCCGTGTCCCTGCCTTGGGAAGAGCGGTTGAGTTCGCCTTCTTCGATAAGGATGAGATGATCTATCTACCCCGAGACAGCGCGGTCACCGCCGCGCGGACCAGGACGATCGAGCTGGGAACAGAGTTAGGACGCACTGACATGGTGCTGCCCTCGCAGGTCATCGAGCATTTCTTGCGACGCTCGAAGTACATATTCATCATGAATCGCTGCACATGCCGCGATTCTAACCGATGTGAGCACTATCCCCATGAACTGGGCTGCGTATTCCTGGGAGCCGGAGTCACCAAGATCCTGCCTGAGATGGGGCGGATGGTTACCGCTGATGAGGCCATCGAGCACATGAGGATGGCAAGGGAGAAGGGGTTGGTCCATCTCATAGGGAGGAACAAGATCGATAGCATATGGCTCAACACTGGCCCCAAGGAGGATCTGCTGTCGATATGCAACTGCTGCGAATGTTGCTGCCTGTGGAAGATGTTGCCCCAGCTCTCGGATTCCATCTCCAACGGCGTCTCCAAGATGCCGGGCGTACGGGTAATGGTCACCGACCGCTGTTCCGGGTGCGAGCGTTGCATCAGGGAAGAGATCTGTTTCGTCAGGGCGGTCAGCTTAGCTAACGGACGTGCTAGCATCGATCAGACCATGTGCAGAGGATGCGGGCGGTGCGTAGAGCTGTGCCCTTCCAAAGCTATCGAACTGGAGATTGATATCCCGGACTACGTCGAGCGGTCGGTCCAGGCCATCAATCCGCTGGTCGATATAGAGAAGGAGTGAGGAGGAGCGCTGCCTGAGACATCGCCCCTGATTGCCGATCCGCCAACGCGCGCTCGTTTTACGTTCTATGGGTCGGAAGAGATGGGGGAAGCTATAAGACTATCAGTAATCATTACTAATTGATGGCCTCAAACATCCAAAGATGGACTATTCAGCTCAAGACCATCGTCGATATCGTATACATGAGCAATGTCCATCTGACCGCCGACGAGATCTATCTTGAAGCGAGAAAGACCATGCCCAACATCAGTCTGGGAACGGTCTACCGTAATCTGAACAAGCTGAAGGCTCAGGGCATGATCTCCGAGGTACCCAAAGGCCAACTGAGCACCTTTGCCAAACACCCGGATACCAACGCGCACTTCGAGTGCGTGGTCTGTCACCGGCTTTATTGCATTCCTTACGACATGAGCTTGTATGATCTGTCCAGGAGATGCGGGTTTCAGGTCCACAAATGTTCTCTATCTATGAGCGGCGTTTGCAAGGAGTGCGAGGAGCATGGCGCAGAGGCTTGAAACCAGCTACATTTTTTTCTCGGAAGAAATCTTTATTAGTAATGTGTATCATTACTGCTCGAGTTGGATGATACATCCAATAACAATAGATGTCGGGACAACGCCTCCCAGTGGATGGGGTGGATGAAGGATGGCGGATGTCCTCGATGTGATATCGAAGGGTTCGGAGGGATAAAATGCACATAATGGAGGGGTTCTTACCCATAGAGTGGTGCATATTTTGGTATGTACTGTCTGCACCAGTAGTTGTCTGGGGGTTCCTGCAAATCAGAAAGCTGTTCGCAGAACATCCTGAGCAGAAGATGATCTTGGCCGTTTCCGGCGCGTTCATCTTCGTATTGTCCTCGTTGAAGCTTCCATCTGTGACAGGATCATCGTCGCATCCGACCGGGACCGGGGCCTCCACCATCCTGTATGGGGTGGCAACGACCTCGGTTCTGTCGGTCATAGTACTCATTTTTCAAGCATTACTTCTCGCGCATGGCGGGATAACTACCCTTGGTGCCAACACATTCTCCATGGGCATAACTGGACCGTTCATTGCCTGGCTGGCGTACAAGGGGATGTACCGTGCCAAGCTGGGGCTTGTGCCCACAGTGTTTGTGGTCGCTTTCATTTCAGATATTGCAACTTATATCATGACAGCGTTCCAGCTCGCTCTGGCCTATCCAACGGCAGGTAGCGTCCTTACCTCGTTCACGACCTTCTTTGGTATCTTCGCGGTGACCCAAATACCTCTGGCCGTAGTCGAGGGAGTGCTGTTTGTGATGTTCTTCGACTACCTATCGAGGACAAGACCCGACCTGCTCAAAGGCAAGTTGCACTTCAAGACGAAGACCTCCGATGAGGAGGGGACTGCCGTGGAGGCATGAAAATGTCACCAAAGAAGTGGTATGTCGTAGGCTTTGCCCTCATAATAGTCATATGCGTCTCTGCGTTTGTGTTCGCTTCGCACGGTGAGTTCGGAGGTTCGGATGATCAGGGCGAAGACCAAATCCTTAACATCGACCCGACCTACGAACCATGGTTCCACAGTTTTTGGGAACCCCCTGCTGAGACTGAGAGCATGCTCTTTGCCCTTCAAGCAGCCATCGGGGCCATGATCATAGGTTATTTCATAGGAAACGAGCGTGGAAAGAGAACGGCCAAGCAGAAGATAGCTGAGGCTAGCAAGGTCCAGGAGCAGGCGATACGGGCCGAGGCCATAAGAAAGTAGGAGATTACATGCAATCGATAGACGAGCTTGCCTATTCATCGCCATTCAAGGACTGGTCACCATTGGGTAAGTTTACTTTGGCTTTGTCCCTGCTGGTGTCATCACTGGTAGCCTCGTCTATCGTAATCCCCCTTGTCGCTTTTTGCATAGGCTTCGTTCTATTATTCATCTCTACCAGATTTCGTTTTCCCAAAGTGATCGTTTTCGCTTTGCTTGAAGGAATGATTATTTTTCTGATCGGCTCGGTGGTCATTGCCCT
This genomic stretch from Methanomassiliicoccus sp. harbors:
- a CDS encoding cation diffusion facilitator family transporter, translating into MLMDKGRIAVLAIAVGIVVFLLKLLAYAVSDSVALLSDAMESIINIVASIMMFVALMISARPEDADHRYGHQKAENISALIEGVLIIIAAVLIVEATIGRLFDPVALENVDLGLLISLAATSLNGLLAFMMLRVARASRSMALEGDAKHLFSDVMSSGGVVLGLFIASVTGLYVLDPLIALVVAALLVKMGIEVLRSTCHDLMDSACEEEERSIIEVLERNQGFLEYHDLKTRRSGNNIFLDVHVCLEGNTTVSAGQELITQLENDLRSAVPHLVPNIRLEDHTQCQKDKGRGAERPI
- a CDS encoding DEAD/DEAH box helicase, with translation MGYDRDAYQKNKADALFRMGFHSEVTGRTDEAVRKYESALQAFPAHYESHVQLSRIFRRKGVETKAAFHEEMAHRSKLKLPLDTKRPPPEDERPPSAPVREVKRSVEAGKEDIIDPEGDTQVKAMLPLVWDAFFGRFDHLREIQRRAVPVILGGDNALIISSTAGGKTEAVFAPLVERLVEEGWTGTSIIYISPTKALASDIRGRMEGMLNPLGIRAALRSGDIKELDRNNPQDVLVTTPESLDSLIAHMPEMVKDVRAVVLDELHMVDGTYRGDQLRILLRRLASIAPSPIAVYAASATVSDPHGLASRYMPSPKIVTSPGGRGIDYRIAPSLEHAARVFRERGLRKCLIFCNTPEEVETLANGDMRRWFPPHVIKVHHGKLQVPKRVEAERALRSDERTVCVCTSTLEVGVDIGDIDMVILANRPRSIASIAQRIGRANRREKRISAIAVARSAGEAAYYDKVFEAIVRSKYACEEHSFDPSVVVQQIFSTLSGPPGRSAAEVQGLFRGIMTSEDVADVWSHLRDGGWIEQLENGTWTIAKRAREMGAKIYSNIPGSESIEVVEMETDLPIGDIALPIDNIFILGGQAWLVRKRLSNRVMVSKVDSGTDIANFASYDRFGAFFDLLPVDLRMRHKKTLGNT
- a CDS encoding energy-coupling factor ABC transporter substrate-binding protein; amino-acid sequence: MSPKKWYVVGFALIIVICVSAFVFASHGEFGGSDDQGEDQILNIDPTYEPWFHSFWEPPAETESMLFALQAAIGAMIIGYFIGNERGKRTAKQKIAEASKVQEQAIRAEAIRK
- a CDS encoding 4Fe-4S binding protein, which encodes MSYNGRGGMGIRTNIASKIIKGMFKHRFLMAHTTRVPALGRAVEFAFFDKDEMIYLPRDSAVTAARTRTIELGTELGRTDMVLPSQVIEHFLRRSKYIFIMNRCTCRDSNRCEHYPHELGCVFLGAGVTKILPEMGRMVTADEAIEHMRMAREKGLVHLIGRNKIDSIWLNTGPKEDLLSICNCCECCCLWKMLPQLSDSISNGVSKMPGVRVMVTDRCSGCERCIREEICFVRAVSLANGRASIDQTMCRGCGRCVELCPSKAIELEIDIPDYVERSVQAINPLVDIEKE
- a CDS encoding energy-coupling factor ABC transporter permease, which gives rise to MHIMEGFLPIEWCIFWYVLSAPVVVWGFLQIRKLFAEHPEQKMILAVSGAFIFVLSSLKLPSVTGSSSHPTGTGASTILYGVATTSVLSVIVLIFQALLLAHGGITTLGANTFSMGITGPFIAWLAYKGMYRAKLGLVPTVFVVAFISDIATYIMTAFQLALAYPTAGSVLTSFTTFFGIFAVTQIPLAVVEGVLFVMFFDYLSRTRPDLLKGKLHFKTKTSDEEGTAVEA
- a CDS encoding transcriptional repressor, with translation MASNIQRWTIQLKTIVDIVYMSNVHLTADEIYLEARKTMPNISLGTVYRNLNKLKAQGMISEVPKGQLSTFAKHPDTNAHFECVVCHRLYCIPYDMSLYDLSRRCGFQVHKCSLSMSGVCKECEEHGAEA
- a CDS encoding DNA-processing protein DprA, with protein sequence MFSIDELGLIAYLNDNALTGTNRMMTGLPSDMVGMVLDRYLSRDEGTGSTEGDLLLAILNDRKIGREALARTAGRVKEYLENGIKVITYWDSSYPGNLRLSPDPPLVLYVTGNVFPGSDHVAILGTSNPSKGGLDLAYEFGAKLAKKGRTVVTGLSRGIDAQALEGAIGADGTAVAVLGTPLSDIYPDEIRLLAAEVSGKGAVISELTEEADLHPGRFLQRNRMICGMSGSVVVIESSGVEAMQRLIEQTIRQGRRAYIVDQEGFEEPEHGLGLGKLSRLGATPITSPNEFLSSESRQDRLF
- a CDS encoding phage holin family protein, yielding MAGTRQCPECDTSVRMSKKYCPECHTTVNPNAPEDPIVKAKEDASFKSILLMGLAGMAMFFSFGFFLPAVMAEPGFIWVSAALFTVGAILFLGAWIVRARARKQIALLEESLHVKCEYCGGINDKDEHRCTFCGAPIMELPKVTST